TTGCATTGTGCGTTCATATCTTTAATAAGAAAAGATTTTTGTCTCCAATCAGTATACCAATCAAATTCAAAGCGAGATTCAGTCTGGCATCATTAGCTCAGCAAGATGGATTGGGCGATTAGAACATTTATTTAGCTACATGGAATGGACTGGTATGATATTATCAATTTAGCAATAATGAATGAGATTGTGGTACAATTTGTCTTAGCAAGCAGGCAGGGCTCACTGTACACTGCCACTAGAACAGCTTGCTTGTTTCAAAGCATATTTGTTCACTAAGCTTGCCATATGTAACCAAGTGCCTCCACTTCAGAAAAGAAAAATTAAGGCAGGGGAACAAGGAAACAATGATCAaagagagttaaaacagaaacaaagcaaagaggacaaaagaggttAAAATGGCAGTTGCAGTGTTGGCATGGAAATAATTCTACAAAACCTGGTTTAATTATTACTGAACTCCCTGGGCTATTAAAACTATTGAGACCTGCTTTTATTTAAGGAACGTGTATTCAAGTAAACCAGTAGCTAGAGTGTAttaatgagaaataaataggCATATAAATCTACACTCCAGCAACAAAACATGGACTTTTAAAATCAATTGAAATCACAATGGTTTCATTTATTAAAATTAAGAAAACATTTCAATGTATGAAATACCATATTCTTAACAAAGTTAGCCAACACTTGCCAATTATCTTCAGATCACACATTCATAATGACTATTGATAACAACAGGgatcaatcaaattatgaaacTAGAAGTTTATGATGTGGCAAATAATGCTGAGTAGAATTTTATGTACCAGTCTCAATGCACTGATTTCTTATTGAATATTTTACACAAGATCAACTTCTTGAAAACTATTAGAAAACAACTTGCTCACAACTGTTTGCTGGTCTGGCTATCACCTCCTGCAATTACATCAGAAACCTCTGTCCTGCCTGAATGTATTACAGTTTAATTCCACATATGAAAGGCAACCGCTCTCTGTGACAGGTGATTCCCCCTAGAATAAAGCTATTATATAGTTCTGAAAAAAGTCTTAAATAAACTCATAAAATCAGTCAACATGCACTGCAGATGGGGCACACAATGGGATTAGATGGTTTATGGAAAAATAAATCACAAGTGATTAGAGTTTACTCCTCCTTTGGGTTCTTGAGGCAAATACTTGACATCACTGTATGATTTGCTTTTCACTTCAGGCATTCTGTCCACTCAAAGTCATTTGCTTCAGTCAACTCATCAAAACATCAAACCTGAGTGGTAGGGCAAAAGCTGACCACTATTATTACTATTGTCAGCTGTTACAAATAGAATGGGAACACGACCGTTTTAAGTATTCTCAATCTGAGGGACGGTGTGGTTAATTGATTTAATTTGTATGGAGAAACACTCCACGCTTCTGTTTGACACGGAGGCAGATGCTATTGACGTGCGCTTGTTATTGCATGTTTTATTGGCAACGCTTGTCTATGCAAACACGAAAGTGCTTTCTTACATGCAGTTGGCAGTCCAGTGGGTTTTGCACTGACAACGAAAAACTCGATTGACACGAGCTTTGTTGGTAACCAAACTCTTGCCAGGAACAGTGGAGCTGCAACCCAAAAGACAATAAAACCTGAAGTTGCATCAGGTGCAATTAAGAAGATAGCACCTCTCCTTTGGCTTTTTCATGTCACCTGCCCCTTCAATCTGATTGGAGGGGATGTCCGACAAGTGGTTCAACAGTTAGGCCCGGAACAAGAAAACGGGTGCCACCATAAGATACACAAACAAAGCGACAGCAAAACACTCAAACCAAATTTGTATTGTACCACTGTAACCAATTTAGGAGATAAACATTTATTTAGTCAACATGGCGTGCTACTATGGGAACAGCTCggtgagggaggggatgcttGGGTAGCCGCACAGTGCAGTAGTCAGTATGAAAGCTGGTGTTAGCAGTGCAACTCTGACCCTCAGGGTGCTCACAACGTCACGACTCTTTTCATCTGATCGGCGCCGCGCCAGGCAGCAAATTTGAGGAGCTACAAGTGGGAGTGGACAGTTCAACAAGgcggcgggggagggaggcgatgcTCGTTTATCATGCACTCATCTCTCTTCAAAATTGTTTTTATGTATAAACGGGTTAAATTAAAGAAGCTCCTGCAATGCAAATACAAGGTTTCCGTCTTAGTCCCACACCGGTAATTGCTATGCAGAAGTCTGAAAGCAAATGACTGATCAGTGAGCTGCTGCAGACTGCGGACGTGAACTGGGAACAGGATCGCCAGCATCGTGTCTTTTTACCCTAAAATAAAAAAAGCCAACTATAAAGAGCACGTGTAGAGTCTTCGCGGCTGCGATTGGGGGATCTCCAGCCGTTTGATTCTGACTTTGCGACTGAGTTATTCAAATAGTATACTACATTTTTAACAGCGGTCTGATACTGAAAGTAGGAGGACATGTCCTAAAATTCTTTCAAGTTGCCTAATGTTTATACTGCAAAAGCCTACTGCTACTGGATCGCCGCGGTGTAGCTCTGTTTGCTCCGAGATCGCTCCTGACAAACGCCCACTGTTTGCTAAAATCAACAAACACTTCTTTTGTTCTGAAACCCAATCGCAGCGGGGCGAAGGTCTTTGGGGACTGCTCTGTTCAACCAAGACAGAAGTCAATAGGACTTGTGGGGATGCCTCTGAGCTGTACAGCTTTGAATGGGCAGCACGTTCGGCTGTCGGTTCCGTGGCTTGTTCCTTCGATCTCATTCTTGCTCCCTGCTGTAAAGTGGGCTTTGTGTATTTTCAAGTTGCGATAAACATACGCATTTAATAAACATCGCCGACTATTTCCCTAAATTATCAGGAAATTCCACCTTAGGGGTTTAATGTTCTCGACATCAAAACAATTCTTGCTTTTCATACCTAATGAAGCGAAACTTGTAAACTGGCAAATCTTCCCTCCTTTATTTTTCAGGCCGCAGCTGATGTAAGTCACTTTCTGTTTATCCCTCGAGACTAACCTCCTGTTGTTTTGCAATATTTAAGTTTGCAATCCTCATGTCTTTCCTTTCAAATCTGGGCAGATTTTATTCTTGTTGGGTTAACCCTTACTTGATTCAAATGCTTTTGAACGTCTTTCATGTTGAACTTTTGGATCGGATTAAAACTAAACACATTCGAGACAACCAAGAACACTGAGCAAAGAAGGGACAAGTCCGGAACTTCCTCAACTTTTCCCAACTATTCACTCTTCCAACCTCCCAAATCATAGAGTCTCTGTGGCTTGTCTCTTCCATTATGCTTCCTACAACATATGATGTTCCCCTATATTTCAAGGAGTTAATATCACAACTAAGACAACACTGGGGGAAGGAAAACATTGTAAGTGACATTCGAAATATAAGTATCAAATATACCTTCTACTTTAACATCCTTAAAAGCATTCAGTGGCTTGTCAATGCATGAGATACACAGAAAACATAATTATGAGTCACTTGATGCTTTCCGTAGTATGCTGGTATTATATTCCAACTACATTGAAACAATGCCGCCTTTTACACTGCCTATTCATGAATTTCAAGTAAGGGAAAAACATGGGGGGATGTTCAATATTAGCATCTTCATGCATATTGATAACAAAATGCTAGTAATACATTTTCTAAGGTATTACCTGGGATAATAATGGGTTCTGCTATATTTCATGCTGTTTACCTTTGAATTTACTTCTGCTTCCACCCAGTCACCCTTTCAGTCTGTAAGACCttgagatataggagcagaagtagatcattcagtccttcaagtttgctccattcaatgagatcatggctgatctgataatcttcaacttcactttcctgcctttttcctaaTAATcattgattcctttactgattacaAAACTGTCTAAACAGCCTTGAACATACTTGACAACCCAGCCTCAAGAGCCCTctggggtaaagaattccacagatacacTACCCTCTAACAgaataaattcctcttcatctatgTTTTAAATATAAACCCCATTTATTCTGAGTTATTACCCACTGATGCTAGAGcctcccacaaagggaaacaaatTCTCTCCATCTGCCCTGCTAAGTCCTTACAGAATCATGTGTGTTttaataaggttgcctctcattctttgaaattccaATGATACAGGCTCAACCTACTCATCTTCTCCTCATACAACAGTCTCTCTATATCATGTACACAAGTCATATCCTCTGATGCTGAGATATCTCACACTGCATGTGATCTTTCTGAAAAAAACTCCtggagattcctgatgaagggcttttgcccaaaacgtcgatttcgctgctcgttggatgctgcctgaactgctgtgctcttccagcaccactaatccagtatttggttttcagcatctgcagtcattgtttttacctacctgtgGTATCAGGCTAGTGAACTTTCACTGAACTGCCTCCCATGCCGGTAAATCTTTCATCAGATAAGAATtccaagactgttcacaatattccagctgtggtctgattaCTGCCTTGTATAGTTTAAGCAACACTTCCCCACTTTCATACTCTATTCCATttaaaataaaggccaacattcaatTGCCTTCCCTAATAGCTGCTGAACTTTGATGCAAACTTTCCCAAAAGATCAAACACAATCTGAGCTCTTGGGTGGGTAAAAGATATGCATTCAGGATTTCCAAAATGTAACTTTCCATCAGTACAAGAGAGGTAGGTGCTTTCTACAATATTTTACCTTTCTCCCCATCAATATTCTTTAAATCTATGGATGAATGGTGTAAAATAATCAAGTGTGAATTTCCTGGATTCCTGAACTGTTTGAGTCATTTAAGTACTTCCTTTCTTAAAGAGGAGATAGTGTATCAACTTAAGTTGTGAAGACACATCAGACAATTGACTGGTCAAGGGTTTGCTTTGGATTATCTAGCTGCTCTTTCTTTCCATAAAGAGATTATTTTGGAAATTCACAAATTTCCATTTTGTCACATATTAATTGGACCATATTCTTATATGGCAATTTTTCCACACAATATAAGACAGTCCAACATCAGAGGCTATAACTTTGTGCATGTTTCTTTCATATATGAGCTATTCCTGAGGATTTCTATTGTAGAACATGTAAGTAGTACAGATTTAAATGGAGATCCATACTTATTGAGAGCTAAGCGAAGAACACCAAAATTCATTTGACTTATTCTCCCATTATAGTTTACTTTACAGGCTTGTTTGGTTTCCAGCATTCCTACAAACTGCTTTTGGGAATGGTATTTCTACCTGTTTAGTGTGTGCAATGGTCACCTGGTTTGCAGTATAGACTATCATAAgtaatgtgggttcaattcccacacaggCTGAGATTGCAATGAAAAAACCTCCTTCCATTATCTCCCCTTgcttgaggcatggtgaccctcagattaaaccaccaccagacatctctctcGAGTGAGCTAGAAGCCCTTTGGTTTGCAAAGACTTTGGTTTCTTTGCCTTCATGCAACTAGAACCCATATGGtacactttttttttcatttatctgCCCCTCCCATCCCTTCCTCTGTCCAGAATTCTGGCAAAGCTGTCAACTGGGAAGCCCCAATTCCCTGGAATTGTGTCTTTAAACCATTCTGGCCTCGctaacctccccccacccccattctttCTTAAGGACACAAACCACATCACCATTCTTCCCATCATTTTGTCCCATCTTTCATTGTCAAGATTTGACATAATTCTAATCTGTCTTAATTCCATCTTTGTTCATGTGTATATTTCAAATTCTAACAGTTGTTATCCCTCAGTTAAGGGCTAACACCAACTCCAACAGAAACAAACATACCTAAAATGATCGAGGTGGCTGTTGTCACCTTCTGTGTTTCTATGAGCTGATCTCAGATTACAGTTCTAAGAATAAGAGTAATTAAGGGACGTGGATTGTTAGAGATCTTTGTTGAAGTATTTATTTTAATCCAGACAAACACACTAGCACCCAACAGGAGGGAATGCATTGTTTCAAACACATTCCACTAAATTAGTTGGAGCTTTTGTGCCAAAGTAACAGATTATCTTAATGTTATGGGGAACATATTGGGCAATGGCTGACAGAGAAAAAAAGATACCAAGCTGTTGCAGTCAAACTAGTTACCTAGTACTGCATATACTCGGACAATGAAATTTTCTGGTCCATTTATATTGGTTGCCTGTTTGGTGTTGTAAGTGTGCTCAAGTTGTTTAACATTGCATAGTCATATAAAGTGTTtatacagagacacagataaaCCATTTCAAAACGCAGCATTAAAATGATTACCAGCTTTACATTGCACGACCCTAAATTTCTCCCGTTAAAACAGTTCTCTAGTCCCTTAAACCGGTTGAAACCAACGTTGATCTGATTTCCAGAATTACTTGATAATCAACGGTTTCACTGGCAGTGTTTCAAGATTGCTCAGTCAATGGTAAACACAGACTTGTGGTTCATTGAACAAGTGAACAGCTATTGTACTTTTCCTTATCTGTTGTTGGTTTGACTGCTATTTCAGACAGGCCAAAAAAAAAAGCCATCCTATGTATTTGAGTGTTTTTTTGTCATCCGGACTAATAATTTTCCATTTCGGGAAGGTAATGCAAAAAGGCTCTACCGAGCCAGATAAGTTTTGCATtactgccatcttctgtgttaTGGGTGTATTTAATATCCCGACAttttgagagagagcagcatgcTAACCACATGCTAACCACAAATGAAACGACCCTCTCAGATTCAGTCGCCGGGTGTGGGGAATGTGCAATGGGTTTAAGAATTTTATGAAGCTCTGGGGAATTAGTTAATCCtccccaccatcccctcccccagtgAGAGCTGACTGGGGACATCTGGCACAGGCCCATTGCTTTGTGTCCTTCTCAACTCCCTGACCCTGCCACTATCGCTTCTTTCCAAATTCCATCACGTTCAACAACAAGTCAGGAATGATGGAGACGAATGCCAGTCCTGGAGGACTCATTTCAGATTGCACATTCATTAAAGGCGGAAAGAAATAAAGAGGCCATTGAGCGGCCGTTAGCATCAAACGTGTTTTCCATAATAAGCAGTCGTAGTCGGGTTGGATAAAAGCAACCAAGGAAAccaaaggggaaaggggaaattaGACTGAGAATAGTTTCTTCTCGGACAGCTTGTGCTCAGTATATATATTACAAAGGAACTGGATTCGGCGCGGCGCGATGAGCAGTAAATAACACGCCACTTCCTCCATCTCGCTCAACAGAACATCACACAATGATTTTAAAGTCCGTGACTCAACCGTAATACGCATGGAATACACACCAGGGGTGAAATTTGAGCTGCTGAGTTAACTACACGTTGTTCTTAATTCAATATTCACACATCAGCATGCTGTGCTGGCATGTCCATTCCTTCACACACACGAGCAGTTGGGTGGATTACTGAGAATTTCCAACACAGACGGGACAGCGCGAATTCAATCATGCAGCCCCCTACTCCGAGCCTGGCGGGGGCTGCTTGTTCTACTCTCTGTTACACTGCGCAAAAATGCATGTGCCTCTCCAACCCCCCCTCCCACCTCCACTGCAGAGAGTCCGGGGGAGCACTTTCGAGACGCCCCTAAGCACACTCACCAGAGTTCTGAGCTCGGTTCGTGGCATCGTGATCACTGTCCCCTTGTTCGCTATCCCCGTGGCCACTGTCCTTCGAACTCACTATATCCGCCTCCTGGAAAGCCGAACTGGAAGAGAAACAAGAACCGCCCAGTGTTAGTACCCGAATCCAAACGGGTCAACAGTGAAAACTGCATGACGTTCCGGGTGGAGTAGGTGCTCACCTGTTAACTCGACGGGGTCTGTCCACTAGAAAGCTGAGTTCCGTCCGCTGGTGTTTAATCTGTAAAGCAGGAATCACCAAATCAATAGTCGTAAACTGACAACCTGAACCGACATTAACACGAGGAAAGAATCCGGCCGAGTTGAACTCGAAGCTATAACCACGATGAGAAAATTTAGTTACTAATATGACACTCGGACCTGTGAATGACTGGACAAATACTTCGGAGCTGCATTTGGCACGGGCTCAAGACTGGATAACATTTTACAACGGACGAGGATAAGGGTTTTTATTTTGCAGGTCAAGTGTTGGAACACCCTTTAGGACTGGTTTTATTGGGGAATGTTGATAATAAATTCTCCTGGTCCTAACAATCACCGTTGGAGAATGTGACCTGTACGTGGTGTGTGGGAGCCACTGTCAGAGCTGAAGTGGCTAATGAGCAACAACTTCAGGACAGTCGGTGCCTCTCGACCCTCTCTGGTCCATGGGACGGAGCGTCAGACCGTTTTCCGTTCAGGGGAGAAGACCAGAAGGCTTTCGTTTCCCCCTTCAAACAGGGCGAGAAGTCTCTGGGTGTTGGCTCCAAATCACGGGAAGCAACTGGTGTGACTTTAACCGCCTTTGACAACATTTCAGGTGAAGACAGCCCCACAGGGAGGTGCAAACGGAGGATTTCAGCAACGAGGTGGACTTGTAAAGGAGAGGATGTGGGAAGGAGTTACGGCTGCAAGGTGAGAGGAGACGAGCAGAGTGGGAGAAAGTTGGATTTGAGACCGGGTGTAACCACCTACCTCGTTGGATAATATACTCCCATTGGAAATGATGTCAGGCTGCTGGTCCGTGTAGCCAGCGATGATAGCGCCACAGGAGTTGTGCTCAGCGTCCGTGCTCCTGGACGGGCTGCAGGGCTTCAGGAACATGAGGTCCGTCTTGGCCGACTCCGGGGTCAGGCAGACCTGGTAGCAGTAGTTCTGGCTGTGGTGGCCGAAGCCACCTTCCTCCACCGAGACCTGGGCGGCGTTGGAGTTGCTGGTCTGCACTAGCATGATGTCTGACTTGCTGAGCTTCTTCTTACGGTTCCTGGCCTGGCGGCAGCATGCACAGCCCTCTCCGGCCAGGCAGCTGGACAGGTTCAGCTTCTTGTCCTTCTGACAGCGGACGGCCAACATGATCATGGCCAGCAGGAAGACGAAGGAGACCGAGCCCAGCGCGATGATCAGGATGAGGGTCAGGTCCAGCGCGTTGTCCTTGGGGCTGCCGGCTCGGTTGCCCCTCTCCCCGGGCCGCTCGACCGCGCTGTCCACCGCCAACACCAAGACGGTGGCGGTGGCGGAGAGCGGCGGCTGCCCGTGGTCCCTCACCTCGATCAGGAGCGCGTACGGGGCGGCGCTGGCGGCGGCGGGGAAGCGCCGGGCGGTCTTCAGCTCGCCGCTCCGCCAGTCCATGCGGAAGAGGCCGAGCTCGTTGCCGCGGGCGATGTAGAAGGTCAGCCGGGCGTTCTCGCCGTCGTCCGCGTCCACCGCCACCAGGCGGACCACCAGGTAACCGGGCTCGGCGGAGCGGGGCACCAGCTCCCGGGAGCTGCCGTTCCGGGCCACCGGGGAGACGATGGACGGCGCGTTGTCGTTCTGGTCCACGATGAGGATGTTGACGGTGGCGTTGGAGCCCAGCGCCGGGCTGCCCGAGTCCAGGGCTTGCACGGTGAAGCGGAACTCCTTGAGCTGCTCATAGTCGAAGGAGCGCAGCGCGTACAGGTAGCCGTTCTCTGAGTTAATGGAGACATAGGTGAACACCGACATACCCTGGATGTCACACTCCAGGATGGAGTAGGAGATGTAGGCGTTCTGGCCCAGGTCCGGGTCGGCGGCGCTCACCGCGTAGATGTACGCCCCGGGCACGTTATTCTCGCTCACATACACGTCGTAGGAAGCCTCGGAGAACCGCGGCGCGTTGTCGTTCTCGTCGCCCACCTGCACCCTGATGGACTTGCTGGAGGCCAGCGGGGGCGAGCCGCGGTCCCGCGCCAGCACCGTGATGGTGTACGAGTCGCCGTGCTCCCGGTCCAGCGGCCCGTCCGTCACCACCGTGTAGTAGTTCTTGAAGGAGGACTTGAGCTGGAAGGGCACCTGGCCCAGGATCTCGCAGTGCAGCTGCCCGTTGTCCCCCGAGTCCCGGTCGGTGACGCTGAGCAGAGCCACCACGGTGCCCGGAGCCGCCGCCTCGCTCACCGCCTCGGACACGGTGCTGAAGCTGATCTCCGGTGCGTTGTCGTTCACGTCGGTGACCCGCACGAGCACCTTGCAGTGAGCCGGTACCGCGTTGGGGCCCAGGTCCTTGGCTTGCACGTACAGCTGGTGCAAACTGTTCTCCTCGTAATCCACGTCCCCCTTCACCTCCAACCAGCCGGTCCGGGGATCCAGGCTGAACAGCTCCTTGACCCGGGCCGAGA
The sequence above is drawn from the Chiloscyllium punctatum isolate Juve2018m chromosome 14, sChiPun1.3, whole genome shotgun sequence genome and encodes:
- the pcdh10a gene encoding protocadherin-10a isoform X2, producing the protein MLVWCLLVCIWWDSVASQIRYSVPEEQEHGTFVGNIAEDLGLDVTKLAARRFQTVASSRSPHLEVNLENGVLFVNEKIDREELCKQSPSCLLHLEVFLENPLELFRVEIEIVDINDNAPAFPEADLTVEISESASAGTRLPLESAFDPDVGSNSLRTYQITPNGYFELDVQTQGDGNKFAELVLEKPLDREQQALHRYVLTAVDGGLPQRTGTALLTVRVLDSNDNVPVFGQPVYTVSLEENSPPGTLLLQLNATDRDEGKNGEVVYSFSSHVSARVKELFSLDPRTGWLEVKGDVDYEENSLHQLYVQAKDLGPNAVPAHCKVLVRVTDVNDNAPEISFSTVSEAVSEAAAPGTVVALLSVTDRDSGDNGQLHCEILGQVPFQLKSSFKNYYTVVTDGPLDREHGDSYTITVLARDRGSPPLASSKSIRVQVGDENDNAPRFSEASYDVYVSENNVPGAYIYAVSAADPDLGQNAYISYSILECDIQGMSVFTYVSINSENGYLYALRSFDYEQLKEFRFTVQALDSGSPALGSNATVNILIVDQNDNAPSIVSPVARNGSSRELVPRSAEPGYLVVRLVAVDADDGENARLTFYIARGNELGLFRMDWRSGELKTARRFPAAASAAPYALLIEVRDHGQPPLSATATVLVLAVDSAVERPGERGNRAGSPKDNALDLTLILIIALGSVSFVFLLAMIMLAVRCQKDKKLNLSSCLAGEGCACCRQARNRKKKLSKSDIMLVQTSNSNAAQVSVEEGGFGHHSQNYCYQVCLTPESAKTDLMFLKPCSPSRSTDAEHNSCGAIIAGYTDQQPDIISNGSILSNEIKHQRTELSFLVDRPRRVNSSAFQEADIVSSKDSGHGDSEQGDSDHDATNRAQNSGRSPRCILLQLGESRTVQDSDFSTTAVNAAL
- the pcdh10a gene encoding protocadherin-10a isoform X1: MLVWCLLVCIWWDSVASQIRYSVPEEQEHGTFVGNIAEDLGLDVTKLAARRFQTVASSRSPHLEVNLENGVLFVNEKIDREELCKQSPSCLLHLEVFLENPLELFRVEIEIVDINDNAPAFPEADLTVEISESASAGTRLPLESAFDPDVGSNSLRTYQITPNGYFELDVQTQGDGNKFAELVLEKPLDREQQALHRYVLTAVDGGLPQRTGTALLTVRVLDSNDNVPVFGQPVYTVSLEENSPPGTLLLQLNATDRDEGKNGEVVYSFSSHVSARVKELFSLDPRTGWLEVKGDVDYEENSLHQLYVQAKDLGPNAVPAHCKVLVRVTDVNDNAPEISFSTVSEAVSEAAAPGTVVALLSVTDRDSGDNGQLHCEILGQVPFQLKSSFKNYYTVVTDGPLDREHGDSYTITVLARDRGSPPLASSKSIRVQVGDENDNAPRFSEASYDVYVSENNVPGAYIYAVSAADPDLGQNAYISYSILECDIQGMSVFTYVSINSENGYLYALRSFDYEQLKEFRFTVQALDSGSPALGSNATVNILIVDQNDNAPSIVSPVARNGSSRELVPRSAEPGYLVVRLVAVDADDGENARLTFYIARGNELGLFRMDWRSGELKTARRFPAAASAAPYALLIEVRDHGQPPLSATATVLVLAVDSAVERPGERGNRAGSPKDNALDLTLILIIALGSVSFVFLLAMIMLAVRCQKDKKLNLSSCLAGEGCACCRQARNRKKKLSKSDIMLVQTSNSNAAQVSVEEGGFGHHSQNYCYQVCLTPESAKTDLMFLKPCSPSRSTDAEHNSCGAIIAGYTDQQPDIISNGSILSNEIKHQRTELSFLVDRPRRVNSSAFQEADIVSSKDSGHGDSEQGDSDHDATNRAQNSGADLFSNCTEECKALGHSDRCWMPTFVPTDGRQGPDYRSNLHVPGMDSVPDTEVYEAPEQTGEKSFSTFGKEKSHPSNLEKKEYDALLPNTRAPYKPPYLTRKRIC